The Colletes latitarsis isolate SP2378_abdomen chromosome 1, iyColLati1, whole genome shotgun sequence genomic interval TTTTTGGAAATAGGAAGGTAGAAAAAAGTAAATAGTGCCAGGGTACGACGTAACCTAATGTTCACGATAAGAGTCATCGCAGTAGTATTCGATTATTCGAGTTGACCGTTTAAACACGGTAAACGAGTAAATCCAGTATAGCGACTTTCACGTCGCGGTTTAAAGTTCTCGAGACGGCAATTACGAGCAACTATAGGTCGTACGTTTAAATGAAACGTCCACAACAGTAATCGTTTTCGTTGCATAAGCAATTTTCAAGCATAAACCTTCCTTCCCGAAATGCACATGGGTGCATTTATACCTATGCATGGCGTATTATGGTACTTTGTTACCTACGTTAAATTGCATACTTGACAAGTATCTACCAATAATCTATGTTTCTATACATATTACCATGTACATGTATATCATATACATATAGAGAATGGGGGTAGGTGAACATACAAGCGTCCCGAATAGGGTAGGGTGAGTTTTAGcaggaaaataagaaaaaagaaaTCAAGTAATATTATTGAATTTCTCCCGCGAAGAAAAATGTAGGAGAAAATATGTACGGAATATGTAGATGCGCGAGTGAGTTTAAAGTGTCGTACATACGTGTTTTCTTGGCGTGTATTTTCCTTTCCCCGTTAACGGTATGTATCGATATTCGTTAGAGCAACAATTACCTTAACATCCTTATAACTGAGAAATGCATCAGTGGTGAAAGTCGAATTCGCTGGACTGGGTTTGTTTTTCACACTTGGAAATATGACGCCACGATTTTTAACCAAAGATCTTTGTGTGCTCGAGGACGGTGATGCCCCAGAGGTTGTGCTCGAATTAGAGAAATTACTAGTACCATCGATATTATTAGAATTGTTTAAATTAGCGACCGGTATGATATTCGACGACGTCGAAGAAGACATTGACATTGACACCGATGAAACGACGGTGGTTGGCGCCATTGTTGAAACGGTGGTTTCGGTCGTAAGATCTTCGGATAATCCAACATATCTAAAAAGAAGTAAATCGTTTAAAGTCTCTTCTCACGAATCTATATTTATTATCTTTAGAAATCTCGCGTAGCTAAAAAACTTGAGAACTCGGGGTGGGATGGAGAGGTTGGAGAGTGGGGTCGCGAAGCCCTTTGAATTTTGCGAATCGATTCGAGGTTATTATCGACACTTGGAAATTCGTATATTCGGAGAAGAAATTTAAGCTGTACGTATGTAGGTATCTATTTACAATCTATAGAGTGCACCTAATTTTTATAAACGGGAGGAATGAAATAATCGTTCGAGTTGTGTATCTAGAAACGAGTGAGATGAAAAAATAATTCAAGGGAACTGACCTACTCGAATCATATTCGACGAGCCGATCGATCGTGGGATCGAGTAATAGTTCCGCCGGTATTGGACGCTGGGCAAGTGTAGCAACATCGTCCTCTTGcttcctcaacctattctcgacTCCTTCCAAGTTTTCGATAATCAGATTTGTCTTTGATCTTAAATCCGCGTGAATTTCGCTTATCGCTCTTTCCTGCCTTTGCGTTTGCGTTAGTAATTCCTCCGATTTTGGCAAAAGATCGTCCACGGAACTTTTCGTGCCAACCTATTCGAACGAttacaatataataataaatattatcgaaGAAAGAGAGACCAAGTTTCAATCTattgtaatttcttttttttttaatctggTACGGCATAAGATATTCGTTGGAATAGTTGCAGAGTTtaatagaaaaacatattatttcTCGAGGAACGTTCCGTTTCTTTTTTAGgcgaaaagttattaatgtagcAATAAACAACAAGAAATCGTAGGGATTAATCACGATTCTTATTGAAATCAAAGTGGAAAATATCAAAATGAAATGAAGCGATACTTGATCGAAATACATATCGACTCACCACAATGTTCCAAACTTCGTCCATCTTTTCGGAAACAGTCAACATAGGatacatctgttcaacaagtcggtCGATCTTATTTTGTTTCGACGGTATTTCCGTGGTCGTAGTAACGTTGATAATTCGTTGATCGTTTGCGTTTACGTTTGCGTTTGCGTTTGCGTTTGCGTTTGCGTTTGCGTTTGCGTTTGCGTTTACGTTCTTGTTTCCGTGGCCTCTTACAAGAATCGCATCGTGCACATCCGTCATCATATTGTAAACCGACTCCAAATGATCCGAGACCAAATTCATATGAAACTGCAACTTTCTGTCCATGTTACCCGTAGTCTGTCTTAGATTTTCAATCTCGATCGTAATGTGATTCATTACTTCGTTGCTCATCGCTTTTGTGATTTCGATTACACTCATGCTGACTGGTTTTTTTTCACTTGCTTCGGCATTTATGTCATCGTTTTGTAAAAAGTTATTGTCCAATTGATTCTTGAGATCGACCAATTTGTGGTCTATATCGGAAACCTTTTGATCGAGCGACAATAATTTATCACCAAGGCTCTCGGACGATGGATCCCTTCGATCGTCATGAATCGTTTGAATCGTCGAAGCTGTTTTCTCTAATAAATGCAAATCGATGTAAACGTAAGCGATTAAATAAGCAAATGGAAGAAAATCTAGATAATATGTACGTATAACAAGAGAGTAAAACTGTACAAGTACTTGCGTATGCATGCAGTATATGTGTACGTGTGTGTACCGTATCCATGTACAGAAATTTCACGCTTAAAGGTAGAATTTTAGCACGAGATTAACGAAACCGAATCATCTTCGTATCGGCCTATTGGTGTATAACAACCATCAATATAAACTAAAAACAGCTGGATACAGCTAACGGCTACTTTTTAACTTAATTTATGTATACGACATGTACACACAAGTCACGATCTTCTATTCCATTTGCTGTCCTTTTAGAACGGCCCGTTTCAGTTGAACCacttgcaaaagtaaaattcgaCATTTACGCTCTCTATTTTCAATCTTCGAGCAAACAATGACTGTGTTACAAGTTACAAGTTactatgtatatatatttacaaAACTCTAAACGGCAGAAGCAGAATCTCTAGATCTTTTCAGAATCTACTCTCACCGGACAACAGATTTCTTATCCACGGGTGTAATATTTCAAATGATTGATTCCCATAGGCTACAGAAACGGAAACGAAAACGAAAACTAATGCTTGCGTACATACCGCCTCCGATTTCACTGTTGTTTTTATCATTGGGTAGTTTTGTTGAATAGGCGACACGTTCGGTTGGCAAAAACATT includes:
- the LOC143340270 gene encoding uncharacterized protein LOC143340270, which translates into the protein MPSFGRFFFLSSYLVLFIIFRLFSFEFSSMKEAIIITTCLLGFVLAGSPRLPRTSADERNTRNVTNNGSIVTGNTMSAPIRNPQRNREQYLFNVFEVIVSTLESKLQRIENLDKAVEHLMRRVEALDSRVNDNIDKTDAVITKLRTLDLKLFNSPAMFLPTERVAYSTKLPNDKNNSEIGGEKTASTIQTIHDDRRDPSSESLGDKLLSLDQKVSDIDHKLVDLKNQLDNNFLQNDDINAEASEKKPVSMSVIEITKAMSNEVMNHITIEIENLRQTTGNMDRKLQFHMNLVSDHLESVYNMMTDVHDAILVRGHGNKNVNANANANANANANANANVNANDQRIINVTTTTEIPSKQNKIDRLVEQMYPMLTVSEKMDEVWNIVVGTKSSVDDLLPKSEELLTQTQRQERAISEIHADLRSKTNLIIENLEGVENRLRKQEDDVATLAQRPIPAELLLDPTIDRLVEYDSSRYVGLSEDLTTETTVSTMAPTTVVSSVSMSMSSSTSSNIIPVANLNNSNNIDGTSNFSNSSTTSGASPSSSTQRSLVKNRGVIFPSVKNKPSPANSTFTTDAFLSYKDVKGYSCVDLLNAGMRDSGVYYLQIRGTTYWFLKVYCEQDVAEGGWTVIQRRDDFGEPRENFNRDWADYKNGFGDPAREFWLGNENIYMLTNNEDYMLRVELEDFEGNKKYAQYSHFKIYSEAEYYKLEIDGYDGNAGDSLNDPWYGSNNSPFSTYNRDNDRSSLNCASMLKGGWWWKSCGRGLNGLYLNDPQDLTARQGIVWFRWRGWDYTLKRATMMIKPKGPTTPI